CTTTTTTTCCGCATACATCTTATCGACCGCATGACATCACCGAAAGTATATCCCACGGGCCGGTAATACGCGTTGTAATACCTCTCCTGAAAACTGTTCACGCTGACCCTTATTGAGTCCAATCCGGCATCTATAAGCCGGGAAACCATATCGGGTCTGCTGCCGTTCGTGTTGATGTTTATTATACCCTTTGACGTCCCTTTTCTTATCAAGGATACGGCCCTCACGAGAACATCCCCGACCATCAACGGTTCCCCTTCGCATCCCTGGCCAAAACTCACCACAGGGTCAGCTACCCTGCTTATATGATGCAACGCCACTTCAGCGATCTCTTCCGGGTCCGGAACGAATTTTATCCGAGGTTGCGTGACCGAGCATTTTCCCCCTTCCTGATGGGATATGCACCCGATACAACGCGCGTTACACAACGGGGAAGATGGAAGTGGCGCTTCATACCTGTTGAGAAAGAAATTCTTCGCGGCGGGGCATCCATAAGTAAGCGCGCACGTCTCCAGATGTCTTACCAGCCTGTTACGGGGCAATATCCTCCTCATCTTCTTCACCCCGTCGCAAAGCCCTGTCCGATCCATTCCTCCAAGCTCTTGCCTTTTTTCGCGATCAACACGTATCCCGGCGGCATAAAACCCACCTTTATAGAACGCTACGGCCGCGTAACTGAAAAGGGGAAGATGTCCCGCGCCTTTTCTCTCAACATACGAAGCGTTATAACGCAGGGTATACCCGGGGGACATGAACGCGGCAACGGCGTAACACCGCCTGGCCTTCCGGGAGAACGGATCAGTGGCGACCTCCGTCATCTGCCCGGTATCATCGCTGAAACCAACGGCACTTCTGGATGGAAGCATAAAAAGTTCGCTGTCGCTATGCAGTTTTACAAGATCACGTGCCCTGAGCGGGAAGAAAAGACCGGACTTCATCCCGGTAGCGCGCATCCCGGGCACATCGAATATCCTGCCTTTTTCGTCAGCTACCAATAACGATGGTATTTCCTTTTTCATATTATCGTATGCGCTCGATCTCCATGCCCACCGGGCAATGGTCCGACCCGTCCACCTCGGGCATAAGAAAAGCGTCCTTGACATGCGGCACCATGGCGCCTGACACGA
This genomic stretch from Candidatus Omnitrophota bacterium harbors:
- a CDS encoding radical SAM protein produces the protein MKKEIPSLLVADEKGRIFDVPGMRATGMKSGLFFPLRARDLVKLHSDSELFMLPSRSAVGFSDDTGQMTEVATDPFSRKARRCYAVAAFMSPGYTLRYNASYVERKGAGHLPLFSYAAVAFYKGGFYAAGIRVDREKRQELGGMDRTGLCDGVKKMRRILPRNRLVRHLETCALTYGCPAAKNFFLNRYEAPLPSSPLCNARCIGCISHQEGGKCSVTQPRIKFVPDPEEIAEVALHHISRVADPVVSFGQGCEGEPLMVGDVLVRAVSLIRKGTSKGIININTNGSRPDMVSRLIDAGLDSIRVSVNSFQERYYNAYYRPVGYTFGDVMRSIRCMRKKRGFVSINYLVMPGFSDWIREEKALSRFLSGPGTDMIQWRNLNYDPIRYMNELGVAISSREMLGMDKVIGKIKKEYPSIMNGYFNPSLKRIRRKRKGGSTATL